From Centropristis striata isolate RG_2023a ecotype Rhode Island chromosome 16, C.striata_1.0, whole genome shotgun sequence, a single genomic window includes:
- the tspan37 gene encoding tetraspanin 37 isoform X3, whose protein sequence is MSYRNRSLFLSHDYITLPAMLAIATAVILLASGILGSWLSLKESRFMEGLFVYLLVLVFCLESTASALAYFHSTTLDSETAPLSEVFQNYTGRSQDPNSRAVDVTQEECCGVHDYRDWLETSWFNRTGGLCVPHSCCNSSFASCNGTVSQPWQLYTQGCQVKLEKSLQVMLSFIIWGFPMVFAVEIVLFLTMAQLMMDRSLVDYQVLDKN, encoded by the exons ATGAGCTACAGGAACAGGAGTTTATTTCTTTCTCATGACTACATCACCCTGCCAGCTATGCTCGCTATCGCCACCGCTGTCATCCTATTGGCCAGCGGAATTCTTGGCTCCTGGCTGAGCCTCAAGGAATCCAGATTTATGGAGGGACTG TTTGTTTATCTGCTAGTTTTGGTCTTCTGCCTGGAAAGTACAGCTTCAGCATTGGCTTATTTCCACTCCACAACG CTGGATTCAGAGACAGCTCCTCTCAGTGAGGTGTTTCAGAATTACACGGGCAGGAGCCAGGATCCCAACTCTCGAGCTGTGGATGTAACACAAGAAGAG TGTTGTGGTGTCCATGACTACAGGGACTGGCTAGAGACCTCCTGGTTTAACCGCACCGGAGGCCTCTGTGTTCCTCACAGCTGCTGCAACTCTTCTTTCGCCTCCTGCAATGGCACAGTGAGCCAGCCGTGGCAGCtttacacacag GGCTGCCAGGTGAAGCTGGAGAAGAGTTTACAGGTTATGCTGAGTTTCATCATCTGGGGCTTCCCGATGGTTTTTGCGGTGGAG attgttttgtttctgaCGATGGCACAGCTGATGATGGACCGATCTCTTGTGGATTATCAAGTACTGGACAAAAACTAA
- the tspan37 gene encoding tetraspanin 37 isoform X2 has translation MSYRNRSLFLSHDYITLPAMLAIATAVILLASGILGSWLSLKESRFMEGLFVYLLVLVFCLESTASALAYFHSTTLDSETAPLSEVFQNYTGRSQDPNSRAVDVTQEELQCCGVHDYRDWLETSWFNRTGGLCVPHSCCNSSFASCNGTVSQPWQLYTQGCQVKLEKSLQVMLSFIIWGFPMVFAVEIVLFLTMAQLMMDRSLVDYQVLDKN, from the exons ATGAGCTACAGGAACAGGAGTTTATTTCTTTCTCATGACTACATCACCCTGCCAGCTATGCTCGCTATCGCCACCGCTGTCATCCTATTGGCCAGCGGAATTCTTGGCTCCTGGCTGAGCCTCAAGGAATCCAGATTTATGGAGGGACTG TTTGTTTATCTGCTAGTTTTGGTCTTCTGCCTGGAAAGTACAGCTTCAGCATTGGCTTATTTCCACTCCACAACG CTGGATTCAGAGACAGCTCCTCTCAGTGAGGTGTTTCAGAATTACACGGGCAGGAGCCAGGATCCCAACTCTCGAGCTGTGGATGTAACACAAGAAGAG TTGCAGTGTTGTGGTGTCCATGACTACAGGGACTGGCTAGAGACCTCCTGGTTTAACCGCACCGGAGGCCTCTGTGTTCCTCACAGCTGCTGCAACTCTTCTTTCGCCTCCTGCAATGGCACAGTGAGCCAGCCGTGGCAGCtttacacacag GGCTGCCAGGTGAAGCTGGAGAAGAGTTTACAGGTTATGCTGAGTTTCATCATCTGGGGCTTCCCGATGGTTTTTGCGGTGGAG attgttttgtttctgaCGATGGCACAGCTGATGATGGACCGATCTCTTGTGGATTATCAAGTACTGGACAAAAACTAA
- the tspan37 gene encoding tetraspanin 37 isoform X1 → MSDQTRKALKTILQLTCQLLWVVGLVVGLSGVYLLMSYRNRSLFLSHDYITLPAMLAIATAVILLASGILGSWLSLKESRFMEGLFVYLLVLVFCLESTASALAYFHSTTLDSETAPLSEVFQNYTGRSQDPNSRAVDVTQEELQCCGVHDYRDWLETSWFNRTGGLCVPHSCCNSSFASCNGTVSQPWQLYTQGCQVKLEKSLQVMLSFIIWGFPMVFAVEIVLFLTMAQLMMDRSLVDYQVLDKN, encoded by the exons ATGAGCGATCAGACTAGAAAAGCGTTAAAAACAATACTTCAATTGACATGTCAGCTCCTGTGG GTGGTGGGTTTGGTGGTGGGCCTGAGTGGAGTCTACCTGCTGATGAGCTACAGGAACAGGAGTTTATTTCTTTCTCATGACTACATCACCCTGCCAGCTATGCTCGCTATCGCCACCGCTGTCATCCTATTGGCCAGCGGAATTCTTGGCTCCTGGCTGAGCCTCAAGGAATCCAGATTTATGGAGGGACTG TTTGTTTATCTGCTAGTTTTGGTCTTCTGCCTGGAAAGTACAGCTTCAGCATTGGCTTATTTCCACTCCACAACG CTGGATTCAGAGACAGCTCCTCTCAGTGAGGTGTTTCAGAATTACACGGGCAGGAGCCAGGATCCCAACTCTCGAGCTGTGGATGTAACACAAGAAGAG TTGCAGTGTTGTGGTGTCCATGACTACAGGGACTGGCTAGAGACCTCCTGGTTTAACCGCACCGGAGGCCTCTGTGTTCCTCACAGCTGCTGCAACTCTTCTTTCGCCTCCTGCAATGGCACAGTGAGCCAGCCGTGGCAGCtttacacacag GGCTGCCAGGTGAAGCTGGAGAAGAGTTTACAGGTTATGCTGAGTTTCATCATCTGGGGCTTCCCGATGGTTTTTGCGGTGGAG attgttttgtttctgaCGATGGCACAGCTGATGATGGACCGATCTCTTGTGGATTATCAAGTACTGGACAAAAACTAA